In the Ipomoea triloba cultivar NCNSP0323 chromosome 6, ASM357664v1 genome, one interval contains:
- the LOC116021694 gene encoding uroporphyrinogen-III synthase, chloroplastic: MPHLSLSFLSPLPPPSRPSTTHLRLHRSRISPRCVRIESSDPLLSSSSSSKQPTVVVTRERGKNGKLIKALAIHGIDCLELPLIQHTHLPDLDRLPSVLSQNTFDWIVITSPEAGLVFLDAWKVAGTPNVRIAVVGAGTASIFDEVTQSSKQYLDVAFAPSKATGKVLALELPKHENKRCTVLYPASAKASGEIEEGLSKRGFEVTRLNTYTTAPIQHVDEALLKIALCAPVVAVASPSAIRAWANFVPALEECGNAIACIGETTALAAKRLGLRNVYYPENPGLDGWVDSILEALGVLEKMQSV, encoded by the exons ATGCCTCACCTTTCGCTCTcctttctctctcctcttcctcctccctcACGTCCCTCTACCACTCATCTGCGACTCCACCGGAGCAGAATCTCTCCTCGCTGCGTTAGAATTGAATCTTCTGATCCTTTACTCTCCTCGTCTTCATCTTCCAAGCAGCCGACAGTTGTCGTCACCAGAGAACGCGGCAAGAACGGCAAACTCATCAAGGCTTTG GCAATACATGGGATTGATTGTCTTGAGCTTCCTCTCATACAACACACACACCTACCTGATTTGGATAGACTTCCTTCGGTGTTGAGTC AAAACACCTTTGACTGGATTGTCATAACTTCACCAGAGGCTGGTCTGGTTTTTCTTGATGCTTGGAA GGTTGCTGGAACCCCAAATGTCAGAATTGCTGTTGTTGGGGCTGGTACAGCTAGCATATTTGATGAAGTTACTCAATCGTCAAAGCAGTACCTTGATGTTGCCTTTGCACCATCCAAAG cgACTGGTAAGGTTTTAGCTTTAGAGCTTCCTAAGCATGAGAATAAAAGATGTACTGTTCTATATCCTGCTTCAGCAAAAGCCAGTGGTGAGATTG AGGAAGGCCTTTCAAAGCGTGGATTTGAGGTTACTCGGTTGAATACATACACTACG GCACCCATCCAACATGTTGATGAGGCACTTCTTAAAATAGCACTATGTGCTCCTGTTGTTGCAGTAGCATCACCTTCTGCCATTCG TGCATGGGCTAATTTTGTTCCAGCATTGGAAGAGTGTGGCAATGCAATAGCATGCATCGGTGAAACAACTGCTTTGGCAGCTAAAAGACTAGGACTGAGGAATGTGTATTATCCGGAAAATCCTGGTCTTGATGG GTGGGTTGATAGCATTCTTGAGGCCCTGGGAGTCCTTGAGAAAATGCAGagtgtataa
- the LOC116022311 gene encoding polyadenylate-binding protein RBP47-like codes for MQTDKGSESQENKQPPSPREAEHEPEKRQDGEQKQAVTGAGAKVVPVAAQQQQPPWVPMQYPAAATVMQHQMMPAPHYPPHYMPYHPHFLHHAPPHAQPQQQGGSNGENRTIWIGDLHNWMDEDYLRSCFASTGEVASIKVIRNKQTGFSEGYGFVEFYSHASAEKALQSYSCILMPNTDQLFRLNWATFSMGEKRLNNGSDLSIFVGDLAADVTDTLLLETFSSKYPSVKAAKVVIDANTGRSKGYGFVRFGDDNERSQAMTEMNGVYCSSRPMRIGAATPRKSSGNQQQLPSQGGYSNGSPAHGSQSDGDSSNTTIFVGGLDPNVSDEDLRQPFSQYGEIVSVKIPVGKGCGFVQFANRTDAEEALQKLKGLVIGKQTVRLSWGRNPAHRQSRSDFTNQWAGAYYGGHFYDGYTYAFPAPHNPNMYAPAAYGAYPMYGTHQQQVS; via the exons ATGCAAACGGATAAAGGTTCTGAATCGCAAGAGAATAAACAACCACCGTCGCCGCGAGAGGCCGAGCACGAGCCGGAGAAGCGTCAGGATGGGGAGCAAAAGCAGGCGGTGACGGGGGCTGGGGCGAAGGTTGTTCCGGTGGCGGCGCAGCAGCAACAGCCGCCGTGGGTGCCTATGCAATACCCCGCGGCTGCGACGGTAATGCAGCATCAGATGATGCCGGCGCCGCATTATCCGCCTCACTACATGCCTTACCACCCGCACTTCCTCCACCACGCTCCGCCGCATGCTCAGCCTCAGCAGCAAGGAGGATCTAATGGCGAGAACAGAACAATCTGGATCGGGGACCTTCACAATTGGATGGATGAGGATTATTTGCGTAGCTGTTTTGCCTCCACTGGGGAG GTTGCCTCCATTAAGGTGATCAGAAACAAACAGACTGGTTTCTCAGAGGGATATGGTTTTGTAGAATTCTATTCTCATGCTTCTGCAGAGAAAGCTCTTCAGTCATACTCCTGCATTTTAATGCCTAATACAGATCAACTCTTTCGTCTGAATTGGGCAACATTTAGCATGGGGGAGAAGCGTTTAAATAATGGTTCTGACCTTTCTATATTCGTAGGTGACCTAGCTGCTGATGTTACTGATACCTTACTACTTGAAACATTTTCTAGTAAATATCCCTCTGTTAAAGCTGCTAAGGTGGTCATTGATGCCAACACTGGCCGTTCAAAAGGTTATGGATTTGTAAGATTTGGAGATGATAATGAGAGGTCACAGGCCATGACGGAAATGAATGGTGTTTATTGTTCAAGTAGGCCTATGCGAATTGGTGCAGCAACACCACGGAAATCCTCAGGGAATCAACAGCAACTTCCTTCACAAG GTGGATATTCAAATGGTTCTCCAGCCCATGGGTCACAATCTGATGGAGATTCTTCTAATACAACG ATTTTTGTTGGAGGTCTTGACCCAAATGTTAGTGATGAAGATCTTAGACAGCCTTTCTCACAGTATGGTGAAATAGTTTCTGTAAAAATTCCAGTTGGAAAAGGATGTGGATTCGTGCAATTTGCTAACAG AACTGATGCTGAGGAAGCATTACAGAAGTTGAAAGGCCTTGTAATTGGAAAACAGACCGTTCGCCTTTCTTGGGGACGAAATCCAGCACATAGACAG TCGAGATCTGATTTCACGAACCAGTGGGCAGGGGCATACTATGGAGGACACTTCTATGATGGCTACACTTATGCTTTCCCGGCCCCCCATAACCCGAACATGTATGCCCCAGCAGCGTACGGGGCTTATCCAATGTACGGAACCCACCAGCAGCAAGTAAGCTGA